One region of Quercus lobata isolate SW786 chromosome 2, ValleyOak3.0 Primary Assembly, whole genome shotgun sequence genomic DNA includes:
- the LOC115971650 gene encoding protein SIEVE ELEMENT OCCLUSION B-like, which translates to MDTKAVTGPVQKSNATTPAQQPNQASNVLLQATPLLQPGQQLGPLQPTSNLGSVQQTSNPAGTYQQPNPQTNYGAVQQPNPQTNSGAVQQPNPQTKQVPFQPSNQQTSLVPYQQPDPQTNLGAWQRPTLLSKLAPNATHQLIRGDRSMLTMSDDNAQVSHILGSHTPDGRDVDVKPLLRLIEDILRRATLTPETLLTMGSQTYLDSGFDDKTHHTSFLAMLEALSYTIDRIACELAYKALGGTDAHQTTVAICNMVSHYGWDAKLVLALAAFGLNYGEFWLLAQIYSTNQLAKAMAILKQVPGIIEHAVPLKPRFDALNDLIRTILEVTWCVIEFKDLPSIYITTDVPALASAMIHIPTAVYWTIRSIVACASQISSFTNMGYEFALSTSKAWELSTLTHKLKTILEHLKKKMEECVRYIEERRDVESYQMLVEFFKMIHIDNMRVLKALICPRDDVLALVDGTTKKRVNLDVLRRKNVLLLISSLDITQDELSILEQSYNESRLHEMRLQSPFEVVWIPIVDQLTDVKQRHFEVLQAPMTWYSVYHPSIISKASVKFIREEWHFKNKPILVVLDHQGRVLSPNAIHMMWIWGSHAFPFTTLREEALWREEAWRLELLLDGIDATLLNWIKEGKYIFLYGGDDMEWIRKFTKKAKAVAAATRIPLEMVYVGKATKREQVKRVIANIVQEKLSTCWQDTATIWFFWTRLESMLFSKIQLGKDEEHDLVMQQIKRVLSFDREGSWAVLSRGSSVLVNEHGNILWLALFEYEQWKEKVALQGFDIAFQNYVAALRGNSHPCCRFEFSNYAGKIPENIKCPECHHYMEKYTTFLCCHDEGIVPSLLALATNN; encoded by the exons ATGGATACCAAGGCAGTAACTGGTCCCGTGCAGAAATCAAATGCCACAACTCCTGCCCAGCAACCAAACCAAGCTAGCAATGTGCTATTACAAGCTACTCCATTGTTGCAACCTGGCCAACAATTGGGTCCTTTGCAGCCAACTTCCAACTTGGGTTCTGTGCAGCAAACCAGCAACCCAGCTGGTACATACCAGCAACCCAACCCACAAACCAATTATGGTGCAGTGCAGcaaccaaacccacaaaccaattCTGGTGCAGTGCAGcaaccaaacccacaaaccaaacAAGTTCCATTTCAGCCATCCAACCAACAAACCAGCCTTGTTCCTTATCAGCAACCCGACCCACAAACCAATCTTGGGGCTTGGCAACGACCCACCCTACTCAGCAAGCTGGCACCTAATGCTACGCACCAACTGATCAGAGGTGACCGAAGCATGCTTACGATGTCTGATGACAATGCGCAGGTCAGTCATATTCTGGGATCCCATACTCCAGATGGCCGAGACGTTGATGTCAAACCCCTTCTTCGCCTTATTGAGGACATTCTTAGACGTGCCACTCTCACTCCAGAGACCCTCTTAACAATG GGCTCCCAAACATACCTTGATTCAGGCTTTGATGACAAGACCCACCATACGAGTTTTCTTGCCATGCTGGAAGCTCTGTCATATACCATTGACCGAATTGCCTGCGAG CTTGCATACAAGGCTTTGGGTGGCACAGATGCACACCAAACCACAGTGGCAATATGTAACATGGTATCACACTATGGATGGGACGCTAAGTTGGTGCTGGCCCTAGCGGCATTTGGATTGAACTATGGAGAATTCTGGCTTCTTGCACAGATTTACTCGACAAACCAACTTGCCAAGGCAATGGCAATCCTGAAACAAGTGCCTGGCATCATTGAGCACGCTGTCCCACTGAAACCCCGGTTCGATGCACTTAATGATCTAATCAGGACCATATTAGAAGTGACTTGGTGTGTCATTGAGTTTAAAGATCTACCATCCATTTATATCACAACGGACGTACCAGCATTAGCCTCAGCCATGATCCATATTCCAACTGCTGTGTATTGGACTATCAGGAGTATTGTGGCCTGCGCATCTCAGATTTCTAGCTTCACTAACATGGGTTACGA GTTTGCGTTATCCACCTCAAAAGCATGGGAGCTATCCACCCTTACCCACAAGCTCAAAACCATACTTGAACATCtcaagaagaagatggaagaatGCGTTCGATACATTG AGGAGAGGAGGGATGTTGAATCTTATCAAATGCTTGTCGAATTCTTCAAAATGATCCACATTGACAACATGAGAGTTCTCAAGGCCCTGATTTGCCCTAGGGATGATGTGCTAGCACTTGTTGATGGTACCACCAAGAAAAGG GTTAACCTTGATGTTCTTAGGAGGAAGAATGTGTTATTGCTCATTTCAAGTTTAGATATCACCCAAGATGAGCTGTCAATTCTTGAACAGAGTTATAATGAGTCCAGGCTTCACGAAATGAGGCTTCAGAGTCCATTTGAGGTTGTGTGGATCCCCATTGTCGACCAATTGACTGATGTCAAGCAAAGGCATTTTGAAGTGTTGCAGGCTCCAATGACATGGTACTCAGTGTACCACCCTTCCATAATATCAAAGGCATCTGTCAAGTTCATCAGGGAGGAGTGGCACTTCAAGAACAAGCCTATCCTTGTAGTCCTAGACCATCAAGGGAGAGTGTTGTCCCCCAATGCAATTCACATGATGTGGATTTGGGGAAGCCATGCTTTCCCTTTCACTACCTTGAGAGAAGAAGCTCTTTGGAGAGAAGAGGCTTGGAGGCTTGAGCTGTTGTTGGATGGCATTGACGCAACCTTATTGAATTGG ATTAAAGAAGGaaaatacattttcttgtaTGGAGGCGATGACATGGAGTGGATTCGGAAAtttacaaagaaagcaaaagcaGTTGCAGCGGCTACACGCATACCCTTAGAGATGGTGTATGTAGGAAAAGCCACAAAAAGGGAGCAAGTGAAGCGAGTGATAGCGAACATCGTACAGGAAAAACTCAGTACCTGCTGGCAAGACACAGCCACAATATGGTTCTTTTGGACCAGGCTTGAGAGCATGCTGTTCTCAAAGATTCAGCTAGGCAAGGATGAGGAACACGACCTTGTGATGCAACAAATCAAGAGGGTGCTTAGTTTTGACAGAGAGGGTTCGTGGGCAGTGCTAAGCAGAGGGTCTAGTGTGTTGGTTAATGAGCATGGAAATATTCTCTGGCTTGCCTTGTTTGAGTATGAACAATGGAAAGAAAAGGTGGCACTGCAGGGCTTTGACATTGCTTTTCAAAACTATGTTGCTGCGCTTCGTGGTAATTCTCACCCTTGTTGCCGCTTTGAGTTCTCAAACTATGCTGGAAAAATCCCAGAAAACATAAAGTGTCCTGAGTGTCACCACTACATGGAGAAATACACCACTTTCCTCTGCTGCCACGACGAAGGCATTGTTCCAAGCTTACTTGCACTAGCCACTAATAATTAA